The genomic segment GATCACTCTTATAGTTGGGAAGATATGCGAAATGCTGGTAGAAATGTTGAAAAAATAGTACTTTCAAATGCCTTTGAACTACTTTTAAATGATAGAGTGTTTATTCATAAAAATAAAACGGTGATTTTGTAGTGTTTAATATTGTACTTCATGAACCACGAATGCCTGGAAATGTAGGAACAATTGGAAGAACGGCTGTTGCTTTGAAATGTAAACTTCATTTGATAAAACCTTATGGATTTGGAGATATTACTGAAAAAGAAGTTAGACGTGCTGGACTTGATTATTGGAAAGATTTAGAACTTTTTGAGTATGAAAATATAGAGGATTTTTGGGCAAAAAATCCATTTTCTAGTAGGCATTTTTTTGCTACAACAAAGACAAAACAGCTATATTTTGAAGCAAAATTTGAAGTAGGGGATTATATATATTTTGGAAGAGAAGATGCTGGACTTCCACAATATATTTTAGATAAAAACAAAGAGACTTGCATCACAATTCCTATGGCAAAAATTGCAAGAAGTTTGAATCTTTCGAACTCTGTATC from the Aliarcobacter cryaerophilus ATCC 43158 genome contains:
- a CDS encoding tRNA (cytidine(34)-2'-O)-methyltransferase — translated: MFNIVLHEPRMPGNVGTIGRTAVALKCKLHLIKPYGFGDITEKEVRRAGLDYWKDLELFEYENIEDFWAKNPFSSRHFFATTKTKQLYFEAKFEVGDYIYFGREDAGLPQYILDKNKETCITIPMAKIARSLNLSNSVSIVCYEALRQNYINFEAI